Proteins found in one Streptomyces sp. NBC_00461 genomic segment:
- a CDS encoding AEC family transporter → MQGVLTGFAVIAVVIGVGYVIGRQGHLGEHGREVLTKLAFHVASPALLFTTLARADLSVIFSSRLLVTAMSTAAAAGAFVAVGVVREWGVGRTTIGALCSSYVNSGNLGIPIAVYVLGDASLVAPVLLFQIIAVTPIALTVLDLSGKGEKGPLWLRLLTPLRNPIAVGSLAGVAVAAAGVRVPHPVMDPLTLIGNMSVPAVLLAFGISLCGSTMPGRGTERGPVFLSVALKSVGQPVVAWALAVGMFGLRGAQLLDVVVTSALPAAQNLYTYASRYRVAEGLARDSILVSTVLSVPVLVVAAALLG, encoded by the coding sequence GTGCAGGGGGTGCTGACGGGCTTCGCGGTCATCGCGGTCGTCATCGGTGTGGGCTATGTGATCGGCCGGCAGGGCCATCTCGGCGAGCACGGGCGGGAGGTGCTGACCAAGCTGGCCTTCCATGTCGCCTCCCCCGCCCTGCTCTTCACGACCCTCGCCCGCGCGGACCTGTCGGTGATCTTCTCCAGCCGCCTCCTGGTCACGGCGATGAGCACGGCCGCGGCGGCCGGAGCCTTCGTCGCAGTCGGTGTCGTACGGGAGTGGGGTGTGGGGCGCACCACGATCGGCGCCCTGTGCTCCAGTTACGTCAACTCGGGCAACCTCGGCATCCCGATCGCCGTGTATGTGCTGGGCGACGCCTCGCTGGTGGCGCCGGTGCTGCTGTTCCAGATCATCGCGGTCACACCGATCGCCCTGACGGTCCTCGACCTCTCCGGCAAGGGCGAGAAGGGCCCGCTGTGGCTGCGGCTGCTCACGCCGCTGCGCAACCCGATCGCCGTCGGCTCGCTGGCCGGCGTCGCCGTCGCCGCGGCCGGTGTCCGGGTCCCTCATCCGGTCATGGACCCTCTGACCCTGATCGGCAACATGTCGGTGCCGGCGGTGCTGCTGGCGTTCGGCATCTCGCTGTGCGGCAGCACGATGCCGGGCCGGGGCACCGAAAGGGGGCCCGTGTTCCTGTCCGTCGCTCTGAAGTCGGTGGGCCAGCCGGTGGTGGCCTGGGCTCTGGCGGTGGGGATGTTCGGGCTTCGCGGCGCCCAACTCCTGGACGTGGTGGTCACGTCGGCGCTGCCGGCCGCGCAGAACCTGTACACGTACGCGAGTCGCTACCGGGTGGCGGAGGGGCTGGCGCGGGACTCGATCCTGGTGTCGACGGTGCTGTCGGTTCCGGTCCTGGTGGTGGCCGCCGCCCTGCTCGGCTGA
- a CDS encoding STAS domain-containing protein → MSSASIPGLPHVDAMTPAVLVLTGPVTRDEVAGLCDEVRALLEATEAGAVVVDVAGIGPPGLGAVDLLARLELAARRAGGRIRLRDPAPSLHALLGLVGLRFEVEGQAEQREPALGVQEEVEPGEPAV, encoded by the coding sequence ATGAGTTCCGCCAGCATTCCCGGTCTACCGCACGTGGACGCCATGACACCCGCCGTACTCGTGCTGACCGGCCCCGTCACCCGTGACGAGGTGGCGGGGCTGTGCGACGAGGTGCGCGCGCTGCTGGAGGCCACGGAAGCCGGGGCCGTGGTGGTCGACGTCGCCGGGATCGGGCCGCCCGGGCTGGGCGCCGTGGACCTGCTGGCCCGGCTGGAGCTGGCCGCGCGGCGGGCCGGGGGCCGGATCCGGCTGCGGGACCCCGCGCCCTCCCTACACGCCCTCCTCGGCCTCGTCGGACTCCGCTTCGAGGTGGAGGGGCAGGCCGAACAGCGGGAACCAGCGCTTGGTGTCCAGGAAGAAGTGGAACCCGGTGAGCCGGCCGTCTGA
- a CDS encoding sigma-70 family RNA polymerase sigma factor, with amino-acid sequence MSDGTATTTTDLDVRLEKHRVELTGYCYRMLGSSFEAEDAVQDTMVRAWRSYEKFEGRSSLRSWLYRIATNVCLDMLTAGNKRARPMDLSESTPLAQAALSPRPDNTWLEPMPDARVLPTTDDPAEAAVAKESVRLAFMAALQQLPAKQRAVLILREVLAWRASEVAELLDTSVASVNSALQRARATLAEREDRATGAAVSDPLDAEQQKLLDRYVAAFEGYDMTALTALLHEDAVMTMPPFDLWLTGHDDIAGFMTTLGSACEGSRLVPVQVNGLPGFAQYKPDPDEGGYAPWAVQVLEISDGRLTGFHFFLDTKRWFPLFGLPLHLEAESDEAEEGV; translated from the coding sequence ATGAGCGACGGTACGGCGACCACGACGACAGACCTCGACGTCAGGCTGGAGAAACACCGCGTCGAGCTGACCGGCTACTGCTACCGCATGCTCGGTTCCTCCTTCGAGGCCGAGGACGCGGTGCAGGACACGATGGTCCGCGCCTGGCGCAGTTACGAGAAGTTCGAGGGCCGCTCCAGCCTCCGTTCGTGGCTGTACCGCATCGCGACGAACGTCTGCCTGGACATGCTGACCGCCGGCAACAAGCGCGCCCGCCCGATGGATCTGAGCGAGTCGACTCCGCTGGCCCAGGCCGCGCTCTCCCCCCGCCCCGACAACACCTGGCTGGAACCCATGCCGGACGCCCGCGTGCTGCCCACGACGGACGACCCGGCGGAGGCGGCCGTCGCCAAGGAGTCCGTGCGGCTCGCCTTCATGGCAGCCCTGCAGCAGCTGCCGGCCAAGCAGCGCGCGGTGCTGATCCTGCGCGAGGTCCTCGCCTGGAGGGCGAGCGAGGTCGCCGAGCTGCTCGACACCTCGGTCGCCTCGGTCAACAGCGCCCTGCAGCGGGCCAGGGCGACACTCGCCGAGCGGGAGGACAGGGCGACGGGCGCGGCCGTCTCCGACCCGCTGGACGCGGAGCAGCAGAAACTCCTGGACCGCTATGTGGCGGCCTTCGAGGGGTACGACATGACGGCGCTGACGGCCCTGCTGCACGAGGACGCGGTCATGACGATGCCGCCGTTCGACCTCTGGCTGACGGGCCACGACGACATCGCGGGCTTCATGACCACGCTGGGCTCGGCCTGCGAGGGCTCCCGCCTGGTGCCGGTCCAGGTCAACGGCCTGCCGGGCTTCGCCCAGTACAAGCCGGACCCGGACGAGGGCGGCTACGCCCCGTGGGCGGTGCAGGTGCTGGAGATCTCAGACGGCCGGCTCACCGGGTTCCACTTCTTCCTGGACACCAAGCGCTGGTTCCCGCTGTTCGGCCTGCCCCTCCACCTCGAAGCGGAGTCCGACGAGGCCGAGGAGGGCGTGTAG
- a CDS encoding MFS transporter → MSPASTGASTLVGAVSSVSASVPAAVPASESASDSRMAPGGPGYRRMSFALFLAGVATFALLYSTQALLPLISGEFGVAASEASWTVAAATGGLAVFVLPMSALSERFGRRTVMTASLAVAVTVGLLVPFAPSLTSLVVLRAVQGAALAGLPASATAYLAEEVRPKALVTAIGLFVAGNSVGGMSGRVITGWVAQEWGWRVAVGVIGAIAVGCAVAFRLLLPAPKHFVAGSLRPRVLARTVRDHLSNPLLRRLYAIGALFMTVFGGVYTVIGYRLTEAPFSLPQGIIGSVFLIYLVGTVSASTAGRLVGRLGRRGALYLAGGTTASGLVLSLAGSVVPVLLGLVLITAGFFAGHAVASSAVSKTATTGRAQASALYQSSYYVGSSAGSTVGALAFHASGWAGTVGVGLLAVLGVVTITVLGTRAARVAARRGPLPAH, encoded by the coding sequence ATGTCTCCCGCCAGTACCGGGGCGTCCACCCTCGTGGGCGCCGTCTCGTCCGTCTCCGCTTCCGTCCCCGCCGCCGTCCCGGCCTCCGAGTCCGCTTCCGACTCCCGTATGGCCCCGGGCGGCCCCGGCTACCGCCGGATGAGTTTCGCCCTCTTCCTCGCGGGGGTCGCGACCTTCGCGCTGCTCTACTCCACCCAGGCCCTGCTGCCGCTGATCTCGGGCGAGTTCGGGGTGGCGGCGAGTGAGGCGAGCTGGACGGTGGCGGCGGCGACCGGTGGTCTGGCGGTGTTCGTCCTGCCGATGAGCGCGCTCTCGGAACGGTTCGGCCGCCGTACGGTGATGACGGCCTCCCTGGCGGTCGCGGTGACCGTGGGGCTCCTCGTCCCCTTCGCTCCCTCGCTGACCTCGCTGGTCGTGCTGCGGGCGGTCCAGGGGGCGGCGCTGGCCGGTCTTCCGGCGTCGGCGACCGCGTATCTGGCGGAGGAGGTCCGGCCCAAGGCGCTGGTCACGGCGATCGGTCTGTTCGTGGCGGGCAACAGCGTCGGCGGGATGAGCGGCCGCGTCATCACCGGGTGGGTCGCGCAGGAGTGGGGCTGGCGGGTCGCGGTGGGCGTGATCGGCGCGATCGCGGTCGGATGCGCGGTGGCGTTCCGGCTGCTGCTGCCGGCGCCGAAGCACTTCGTCGCCGGCTCGCTGAGGCCGCGCGTCCTGGCCCGGACGGTCCGCGACCACCTCTCCAACCCGCTGCTGCGTCGGCTGTACGCGATCGGCGCACTGTTCATGACGGTGTTCGGCGGCGTCTACACGGTGATCGGCTACCGCCTGACCGAGGCGCCGTTCTCGCTCCCGCAGGGCATCATCGGCTCGGTCTTCCTGATCTATCTGGTCGGCACGGTGTCGGCGTCGACGGCGGGGCGGCTGGTCGGCCGTCTTGGTCGCCGTGGGGCGCTGTACCTGGCGGGCGGCACGACGGCGTCGGGCCTGGTCCTGTCCCTCGCGGGGTCTGTGGTGCCGGTCCTGCTGGGTCTGGTGCTGATCACCGCCGGGTTCTTCGCGGGGCACGCGGTCGCGTCGTCGGCGGTGAGCAAGACGGCGACGACGGGGCGTGCCCAGGCGTCCGCGCTGTACCAGTCGTCGTACTACGTCGGGTCGAGCGCGGGCAGCACGGTCGGGGCGCTGGCCTTCCACGCCTCGGGCTGGGCCGGGACAGTGGGGGTCGGCCTGCTGGCGGTGCTGGGTGTCGTCACGATCACGGTGCTCGGGACGCGCGCGGCGCGGGTCGCTGCGCGGCGCGGTCCGCTGCCGGCGCACTGA
- a CDS encoding LysR family transcriptional regulator — translation MVHQQRSEARLSPSSDTKDTDDIVTLLAPRLAHFAGVARTEHVTRAAQEMQVPQSTLSRGMARLEEDLGVDLFARHGRTVSLTPAGRTFLGSVERALAEIGRAAEAVRADADPATGKVAFGFLHTMGAETVPGLLQAFRVDHPRIRFSLVQTYGEAMLEKLHAGELDLCLTSPVPDAPGLVARRLDEQKLRLVVPADHPLAARRRIRLAEAADETFVTLEPGYGLRRITDDLCKEAGFRPRVAFEGEEAETLRGLVAAGLGVALLPPPTVPRPGVVELTITGQRALREIGVAWREGTSDTPPVAAFKKFLLSRRGNLLPT, via the coding sequence ATGGTGCATCAGCAGAGGTCAGAAGCTCGCCTGTCACCGTCCAGTGACACAAAAGACACCGACGACATCGTCACGCTGCTCGCCCCGCGGCTCGCCCACTTCGCCGGCGTCGCCCGCACCGAGCACGTCACGCGAGCCGCCCAGGAGATGCAGGTCCCGCAGTCCACCCTCTCCCGGGGCATGGCCCGGCTCGAAGAGGACCTGGGCGTCGACCTGTTCGCCCGCCACGGCCGCACCGTCTCCCTCACCCCCGCCGGCCGCACCTTCCTCGGCTCCGTCGAACGGGCCCTCGCCGAGATCGGGCGGGCCGCCGAGGCGGTCCGTGCCGACGCCGACCCGGCCACCGGCAAGGTCGCCTTCGGCTTCCTGCACACCATGGGCGCGGAAACCGTCCCGGGCCTGCTCCAGGCCTTCCGCGTCGACCACCCCCGCATCCGCTTCAGCCTGGTCCAGACCTACGGCGAGGCGATGCTGGAGAAGCTGCACGCGGGGGAGCTGGACCTGTGCCTGACGTCCCCCGTCCCGGACGCCCCGGGCCTGGTCGCCCGCCGCCTCGACGAGCAGAAACTCCGCCTGGTCGTCCCCGCCGACCATCCCCTCGCGGCCCGCCGGCGCATCCGCCTCGCCGAAGCGGCCGACGAGACGTTCGTGACCCTGGAACCCGGCTACGGCCTGCGCCGCATCACCGACGACCTCTGCAAGGAGGCAGGCTTCCGCCCGAGGGTCGCCTTCGAGGGCGAGGAGGCGGAGACCCTGCGGGGCCTGGTGGCGGCAGGCCTCGGAGTCGCCCTTCTGCCCCCACCGACCGTGCCCCGCCCGGGAGTTGTGGAGCTGACGATCACCGGCCAGCGGGCACTCCGCGAAATCGGCGTCGCCTGGCGTGAGGGCACCTCGGATACCCCTCCGGTGGCCGCGTTCAAGAAGTTCCTACTGTCGAGGAGGGGCAACCTCCTGCCGACCTAG
- a CDS encoding alpha/beta hydrolase — translation MAHQATPVRRARLGRALGPEPAAVSAVVLLLPGGDEESARRPSPMLATASVRALGRRLARAGRDEGLATHVVHYRYRGWNGNEAHLARDASWAADEAVRRYGDVPVCLAGLDMGGRAALRAGGHEAVNSVLAIAPWLPEEDVAASPEPVRQLAGRRVLIVHGTNDGVSDPELSFRLAARAKKANRDVCRFEVHSDGHGLHQYRSEVHALAEDFVMGTLFGRAFSRPVEDALAAPPPLGLRMPLAAGFGKSLRR, via the coding sequence ATGGCACACCAAGCGACGCCGGTTCGACGGGCCCGGCTGGGAAGGGCACTCGGCCCGGAACCGGCGGCGGTGAGCGCAGTGGTCCTGCTGCTCCCCGGCGGTGACGAGGAGTCGGCCCGCAGACCCTCCCCCATGCTGGCGACCGCATCCGTACGCGCGTTGGGCCGCCGCCTGGCCCGCGCGGGGCGCGACGAGGGGCTGGCCACCCATGTCGTGCACTACCGCTACCGCGGCTGGAACGGCAACGAGGCGCATCTGGCCCGCGACGCCTCCTGGGCCGCCGACGAGGCCGTACGGCGCTACGGGGACGTTCCCGTCTGCCTCGCCGGTCTCGACATGGGCGGCCGGGCGGCACTGCGCGCGGGCGGTCACGAGGCCGTCAACTCCGTGCTGGCGATCGCCCCTTGGCTGCCGGAGGAGGACGTCGCCGCCTCGCCGGAACCGGTGAGGCAGCTCGCGGGGCGGCGGGTGCTGATCGTGCACGGCACGAACGACGGCGTCTCCGACCCCGAGCTGTCCTTCCGGCTGGCGGCGCGGGCGAAGAAGGCGAACCGGGACGTGTGCAGGTTCGAAGTGCACTCCGACGGCCACGGGTTGCATCAGTACCGGAGCGAAGTGCACGCGCTGGCCGAGGACTTCGTGATGGGGACACTGTTCGGGCGGGCTTTCTCGCGGCCCGTGGAGGATGCGTTGGCGGCTCCGCCTCCCTTGGGACTGCGGATGCCCTTGGCCGCAGGGTTCGGGAAGTCGTTGCGCCGGTAA
- a CDS encoding adenosine deaminase encodes MTSQTISNTPTPDQIRRAPKVLLHDHLDGGLRPGTIVELARDAGYSRLPETDPGKLGVWFREAADSGSLERYLETFSHTVGVMQTRDALVRVARECAEDLAEDGVVYAEVRYAPEQHLEGGLGLEEVVEAVNEGFREGERLARANGHRIRVGALLTAMRHAARALEIAELANRYRDLGGGGVVGFDIAGAEAGYPPTRHLDAFEYLKRENNHFTIHAGEAFGLPSIWQALQWCGADRLGHGVRIIDDIQVRADGSVKLGRLASYVRDKRIPLELCPSSNLQTGAATSYTEHPIGLLRRLHFRATVNTDNRLMSGTSMSQEFEHLVDAFGYSLDDMQWFSVNAMKSAFIPFDERLAMINDVIKPGYAELKSEWLFQQTASTSGSAPTEE; translated from the coding sequence ATGACGAGCCAGACCATCTCGAACACCCCGACGCCGGATCAGATCCGCCGGGCGCCGAAGGTTCTGCTGCACGACCACCTCGACGGCGGCCTCCGCCCGGGGACGATCGTCGAACTCGCCCGTGACGCGGGCTACTCACGCCTCCCCGAGACCGACCCCGGCAAGCTCGGCGTCTGGTTCCGGGAGGCCGCCGACTCCGGTTCGCTGGAGCGGTACCTGGAGACCTTCTCCCACACCGTCGGCGTCATGCAGACCCGGGACGCGCTCGTCCGGGTCGCCCGCGAGTGCGCCGAGGACCTCGCCGAGGACGGCGTCGTGTACGCCGAGGTGCGCTACGCCCCCGAGCAGCACCTGGAGGGCGGGCTCGGCCTGGAAGAGGTCGTCGAGGCCGTCAACGAGGGCTTCCGCGAAGGGGAGCGGCTGGCCCGGGCGAACGGTCACCGGATCCGCGTCGGCGCCCTGCTCACCGCCATGCGGCACGCCGCCCGCGCCCTGGAGATCGCCGAACTCGCCAACCGGTACCGGGACCTGGGCGGCGGTGGAGTCGTCGGATTCGACATCGCGGGCGCGGAGGCCGGTTACCCGCCCACCCGGCACCTCGACGCCTTCGAGTACCTCAAGCGCGAGAACAACCACTTCACCATCCATGCCGGCGAAGCCTTCGGGCTGCCGTCCATCTGGCAGGCCCTGCAGTGGTGCGGCGCAGACCGGCTGGGGCACGGCGTGCGCATCATCGACGACATCCAGGTGCGGGCCGACGGCTCGGTGAAGCTCGGCCGGCTCGCCTCGTACGTACGGGACAAGCGCATCCCGCTCGAACTGTGCCCGAGCTCCAACCTCCAGACCGGAGCGGCGACGTCCTACACCGAGCATCCGATCGGTTTGCTGCGCAGGCTGCACTTCCGAGCTACCGTGAATACGGACAATCGGCTCATGTCCGGCACGAGTATGAGTCAGGAATTCGAGCATCTTGTCGACGCATTCGGTTACTCGCTCGATGACATGCAGTGGTTCTCCGTCAATGCGATGAAATCAGCGTTCATTCCTTTCGATGAACGACTGGCGATGATCAATGACGTCATCAAGCCCGGATATGCCGAGCTGAAGTCCGAATGGCTGTTCCAGCAAACTGCCTCCACCAGCGGTTCTGCGCCCACGGAGGAGTGA